The DNA region ATAACATGAAAAATCTGAATAGCTATAACTATGCATGGGGATTTGACAGAGGATACAATGATGCAGGATGTTGGGAACAGGCATTAGCTTACCTAACACGATACAGTGGTCCTGTTACATCTGCACAGGACTCTTTTAATGATTTCAGTGGCTATTCACCAATTGGATTGACAGCTGTAAAGCATGTACAAGATGCAATACTGATAAATGCTCGAAACAGTAATGGCAAAATGGATAATAATCCGATTAAAATAGCTATAATGAAATATGGTGCTGTGTACAGTTTGATGAGATATGATGATTTTTATTTTAATCCATGGACTAATGCATACTACTATAATGGTTCAAATGATGTTAATCATGCTATAGATATAGTGGGCTGGGATGATAATTACAGTAAAAACAATTTCGTTAATGGTGCACCGGGTAACGGTGCTTTTATAATAAGAAACAGTTGGGGTGCTGATTGGGGGGATAATGGATATTTTTATGTGTCCTATTATGATAAGTTACTAGGAAACAGCAACGACAATGTGGTGTTCATGGATGCAGAGCCAATTACCAATTATAATAATATATATCAGTATGATCCTCTTGGTTATGTGGGAAGTTTTGGATTTGAGAGTGATGTTGGCTGGTTCTCAAATGTTTTCACTGCCAGAAGTAACGAAAAATTGAGGGCTTCTAGTTTTTATGTTTTAACTCCAAATTCACTATACGATTTATATGTCTATTTAAATCCAAAGGGCAATAACCCAATAAGTGGCAAACTAGCATTCTTTAAAGAAGGAATTATCAGTACAGCAGGATACAAGACAATTGATTTCGGGAAGTATATTTCATTACTCAAAGGCCATAAATTTAGTATTGTTGTAAAATTGACAACCCCTAATTCCACTCTACCAATTACAATTGAATATCCTATGGAATATTATAGCAGCAAAGCAACTGCCAACCCTGGTGAAAGTTATGTGAGTATGAATGGTATTTTTTGGGAGGATATGACTAGTATCATATCAAATGCCAATGTATGTTTAAAAGCTTTTACATCAAGTATAGGTGCCGATCTTTCAGTTACAAAGGTAATGAGCAATAAAAATCCAAGTCTATATAGTAAAATTTTCTACACAATAACTGTAAAGAATAATGGCCCTGTGACAGCGGAGAATGTCTATATTTCAGATAAGTTACCTTTAGGTTTATCTTTCCTTTCATATGTTACAAAGTATGGGAAGTATAATCCAATAACTGGTGTATGGAATATAGGAACTCTTCCAAATGGTTCTGTTGCAACTATTATAATCAATTGTTTTGTTAAAAGAACAGGCAATCTTACAAATGAGGCCATTCTATTTTCATCTACATATGACCCAAACCTAACCAACAACTTTGCAATGATAAATGGAAAGGTTGTACAACAGATGAATGTAAAAAAAGTTGTTCAAAAAATAATTCCAATAAAAACATGTCAGAATCTGATTCCAATGCAAAAAACTGGCACTAATATTATCTCATTTGTGTTGGGATTAATTATGGTTTTTGGTGGAACTTCAATTTTTAGAAAAAAATAAAATTTCTGTTTCCATCTTTTTTTATTATCAATTTAAAATCTAATTTTATGAAAAATTTAAGATTGAATTTAATTTTATGAATAAAAAATTACCAATATATCATAAACTAATTTTATACAGCATGTTCAATGTTTTTGTAATAAAATGCATTAGTTTAAATTATATTAACACATTAATTTAAATAATAAATCTAATAATTAATTAAATATAAGAGGTGGTTTACAATGAATCAAAAAGCCTTAATATCGGTACTAGTTATTGCTGTTATATTTGGAGGGGTAGTTATTTCAGGATGTATAGGTAATAACAACAATTCAACCAACCTTACAAACAACAGTACAATAAATGGTAGTTCAACAACAACTGCTTCAAACAATTCAGCAGATACAAGTTCCAGTTCGCAACCATCCAGTCAAAGTTCATCTAAAAGTGACAAAAACAGTACTGGAACCAAAAACAATGGAAGCAGTAGCGGTAGCGGGCACTGGGAACCAGACCCAAACAGCCCTAATAAGGAAATCTGGGTATCAGATAAATAAATTATTTTTGAGGTGAAGTTCAGGATGCTTATAAAAAAAGTTTTACTAATAATGTTAGGAGTTCTTATGCTTTTAAGTATAGGAACATCTGCAGCAGTAACAACTCAATCAACAACTTATAATACAAGCCAAATCAGTCAAGCAGCTGTAACAGTTAAACATAATGTAGAAACCAACTATAGTCTGCAAAGTAAAGTTACTGTAGGCGGCAAAAATGTAACAAATTCACAATTTTTATATTTACTAACCTCTGCCACCAATAATGTGGCTAATGGTAAAGGAAAGAATTTAATAAACATTAAAAAGGTTTCATATCCAACAAATCCACAGGAAACTCTAACCAGTGGAACAATCAAAAAGACAGAATATGTTGGCATTGCAACTAGAATAAATTCATATATTAACAAATATGGTAAATTACCTAATTATGTGACAACAACTAAGGGAAAGATGAAGTATCAGTCAATGGTTTATATGTACAGTAAAATCATGACTTACTACAATGTGAATAAAGTGTTACCATCAACTGTTTCAGTAAAATCTTGGTATGCACAGACTCTTGGTCCAGCAGGGAAGTTGAATGCAACATTGAAAAATGGAAAAGTATTGGGCTCCAACAAATATGGATACGTTAAATTATACGGACCATATGGAAATGTTTCAAGTAAAAATAAAGTTGCAGTTATTGTAGGGGTTCATGCTCAAGAACAACAAACTCACATAGCAATGCTAAATGCCATATCAAATTTATCTTCCAGTTTAAAAAACGTGCAGATATGGGTTTACAGAGTAGTAGTGTACACTCAATACCAAAAGGATTACACTTTATCAAGAGTATACGGACAGGATTTAGCACATTACTATATTGTGCCAAATATAGGAACTTCCTATAAATTAGTTGTTGATACACATGGAAACAGGGGAACTAGTCAATATACGGGGTACCCTAACTTTGTATTCGCTCCTCTTGCCAACACAAAATCTGTGAGTTTTGCATATACATTAATTAATTCAGCATACACAAATGGAAAATTGAAGTATCATTACCTTGGTGACGGCACCAGCCCACCACGGGTGACTATACCTATAGCAAACAAAGGCATACCTACAATTGTTTATGAACAGTACGAGAATCAAGCTAACTATGCACAAGTATTGTACAAACATGCATTAGAAGTTGTTAAAGCAATAAACGGTGTATTCGCTTAAAACACAATAAAATGAGTCCCTTTATTTTTTTAGACTCAATTATATTTTTTTACTAATTTTTTTGGTGATTTGACTCCTTTTACGAATATTAATATTTGATATTTTTAGCTTTTAAATATCATATTATGATATATACAGCCCAAATTCTAAAAGAAATCATAATTTAACTGCAAAAAGGAAATATTATATACTA from Methanobacterium spitsbergense includes:
- a CDS encoding pseudomurein-binding repeat-containing protein, with amino-acid sequence MLIKKVLLIMLGVLMLLSIGTSAAVTTQSTTYNTSQISQAAVTVKHNVETNYSLQSKVTVGGKNVTNSQFLYLLTSATNNVANGKGKNLINIKKVSYPTNPQETLTSGTIKKTEYVGIATRINSYINKYGKLPNYVTTTKGKMKYQSMVYMYSKIMTYYNVNKVLPSTVSVKSWYAQTLGPAGKLNATLKNGKVLGSNKYGYVKLYGPYGNVSSKNKVAVIVGVHAQEQQTHIAMLNAISNLSSSLKNVQIWVYRVVVYTQYQKDYTLSRVYGQDLAHYYIVPNIGTSYKLVVDTHGNRGTSQYTGYPNFVFAPLANTKSVSFAYTLINSAYTNGKLKYHYLGDGTSPPRVTIPIANKGIPTIVYEQYENQANYAQVLYKHALEVVKAINGVFA
- a CDS encoding lectin like domain-containing protein, yielding MPMNKYHLIVLTLIFGLILSLVIPDSVTASEVNNNTHLNTVKESLTVHNNLTSVKKSNSNTTTYSKSTVLPSYYDLRKLGKLTPVKQQGFSGTCWAFAALGSLESSLLPNEKWDFSENNMKNLNSYNYAWGFDRGYNDAGCWEQALAYLTRYSGPVTSAQDSFNDFSGYSPIGLTAVKHVQDAILINARNSNGKMDNNPIKIAIMKYGAVYSLMRYDDFYFNPWTNAYYYNGSNDVNHAIDIVGWDDNYSKNNFVNGAPGNGAFIIRNSWGADWGDNGYFYVSYYDKLLGNSNDNVVFMDAEPITNYNNIYQYDPLGYVGSFGFESDVGWFSNVFTARSNEKLRASSFYVLTPNSLYDLYVYLNPKGNNPISGKLAFFKEGIISTAGYKTIDFGKYISLLKGHKFSIVVKLTTPNSTLPITIEYPMEYYSSKATANPGESYVSMNGIFWEDMTSIISNANVCLKAFTSSIGADLSVTKVMSNKNPSLYSKIFYTITVKNNGPVTAENVYISDKLPLGLSFLSYVTKYGKYNPITGVWNIGTLPNGSVATIIINCFVKRTGNLTNEAILFSSTYDPNLTNNFAMINGKVVQQMNVKKVVQKIIPIKTCQNLIPMQKTGTNIISFVLGLIMVFGGTSIFRKK